A window from Mixophyes fleayi isolate aMixFle1 chromosome 12, aMixFle1.hap1, whole genome shotgun sequence encodes these proteins:
- the LOC142108193 gene encoding uncharacterized protein LOC142108193 encodes MDGAPNPSKKASGNKQSLTTSDEGKQGSNQSQSCGQQSQNSGQQSQSSGQQSQGSGSGHQQGQDKNHGQNQNSGQQGSGYQQQGQGQGQDQGTGKLSGGYQTGQDQGSGQQQGQGQGTGQQGSGYQQGKDQGSGQQGSGNQQQGKGQGSEQQGGGYQQQGQGQGRGQQGSGSSSGQESQSGGQQGCGSQQGGQSQESSYNFRQGKDKQ; translated from the exons ATGGACGGAG CACCCAACCCCTCCAAGAAG GCTTCTGGAAATAAGCAAAGCTTG ACCACATCGGATGAAGGAAAACAAGGCAGCAATCAAAGCCAGAGCTGTGGTCAACAAAGTCAGAACAGTGGCCAACAGAGCCAAAGCTCTGGACAGCAAAGTCAGGGAAGTGGTAGCGGACATCAGCAAGGACAAGATAAAAACCATGGCCAAAATCAAAATAGTGGGCAACAAGGCAGCGGATACCAGCAACAAGGTCAAGGTCAAGGTCAAGACCAAGGCACCGGAAAGCTTAGTGGTGGATACCAAACAGGACAGGATCAAGGCAGTGGACAGCAACAAGGCCAGGGTCAAGGCACTGGACAACAGGGTAGTGGATACCAACAAGGAAAAGATCAAGGCAGTGGACAGCAGGGTAGTGGAAACCAGCAACAAGGAAAGGGTCAAGGCAGTGAACAGCAGGGTGGTGGATACCAGCAACAAGGACAGGGTCAAGGCAGAGGACAGCAGGGGAGTGGCAGTAGCAGTGGCCAAGAGAGCCAGAGTGGAGGTCAACAAGGTTGTGGGAGCCAACAAGGTGGGCAGAGTCAGGAATCTTCTTATAACTTTAGACAAGGAAAAGATAAACAATAG